A DNA window from Engraulis encrasicolus isolate BLACKSEA-1 chromosome 3, IST_EnEncr_1.0, whole genome shotgun sequence contains the following coding sequences:
- the gas2l1 gene encoding GAS2-like protein 2B: MADQSSIQSAASKSIRPFKSSEEYLYAMREDLAEWLNMLYELDITAETFMESLGDGCALCRHANNVNRAAQDFVSAYPESTQALRTPKKDVVFLSRNVTPGSFLARDNVSNFIGWCRQELGIKDVLMFETNDLVERCNEKNFVLCLLEVARRGAKFGMLAPMLIQFEEEIEEEIQDHANSSTVMNSSAAIMRERSPPAPCDTEVGSLQDSRSIEDPHPPLMEDWVQKQRVMCDMRSLDELVREILGQCSCPAQFPMSKVSEGKYKIGDSNALIFIRVLRTHVMVRVGGGWDTLEHYLDKHDPCRCGAYSHRHQQAKACGQGSHSKSSSAHSSRSTSPGPQGRNESMPSRPPKRPPLDPSGSCVTGSPARQGRSQKPSLFTERDSSAGRSPKFLPRPNRDHSEPRHFKPFRSKDFSSPGAHKLSVSSDLPTVPASPQRGDVDVVLLVNRKEGRHAIERLGGKKDPTVPQLTQTRARNISQDHHLSTTQTAQSPLRHSPLHVYTDSPRTAHTEQNHPQYSDSLRHLQSADSPSRGERRLSSNGHAHETNPAASPLQQNKQARGGGCHSSRQISPIKVKRSLSPSKRGLTSYRQPSLQTLSPGKGRLLPALSQFGRHSPNSPSRTSPHHHNHSAHSSPHLQGSSTTRAQRSRSNPRPSLQGESLDEVPGLSYSLRHLPSFDRQREEELYSAFEAEYLANTKSQMSLTSPDKGEEGMDTLPFLKLQQDLHLTSNVRRVSASEDPNPIDLASCSSSSSSTSSLNVGGKVSGLFPDLREAKKTKYRSSSLNGPPTTLFQNPTLTTLPDTKKLSEFGRGPKRLPAISGSVEDSCNPCFNNSNSLSQPSPVLSPLKGSSDTVEPAAFLQELTSDMRSDDLNHRPKDNLILPLISPLPRPGFTDTCLLQDSCDSSAMCFSESGDITSPSHQLANGDMEGMAVMRGKKGQKRTEWTSSSTSIYKMKLRPRVRPRTDGRPESPSRIPVPVGSKDMQQQQQLESSHLSPLHTPSEFPHPHSNEYSPSRKALQQVITDLVHPQSCSPGTGPMDCSFPNPSNLDTEACM, encoded by the exons ATGGCTGATCAGAGCAGTATCCAGTCTGCCGCCTCCAAGAGCATACGCCCATTTAAGTCGAGTGAGGAGTATCTATATGCCATGAGGGAAGATCTTGCGGAATGGTTGAACATGTTATATGAGCTGGACATCACCGCGGAGACGTTTATGGAGAGCCTGGGTGACGGCTGTGCTCTCTGTCGACATGCCAATAACGTCAATCGCGCGGCGCAAGATTTTGTATCAGCATACCCGGAGTCCACTCAGGCTCTCCGGACGCCAAAGAAAGATGTGGTTTTCTTATCACGCAACGTCACCCCGGGCTCGTTTCTGGCGAGGGACAACGTCTCCAACTTCATCGGTTGGTGTCGTCAAGAACTGGGGATCAAGGACGTGCTCATGTTCGAGACTAATGATTTGGTCGAGCGGTGCAACGAAAAgaattttgtgttgtgtttgctggAAGTCGCGCGGCGTGGggccaaatttggcatgctggctCCCATGTTGATCCAGTTTGAGGAGGAGATTGAGGAGGAGATTCAAGACCACGCGAATAGTTCTACGGTTATGAATAGTTCTGCGGCTATCATGAGGGAGCGCAGCCCTCCCGCTCCCTGTGACACGGAGGTCGGGAGTCTGCAGGACAGTAGAAGTATAGAAGACCCACACCCTCCCTTGATGGAAGACTGGGTCCAGAAGCAGAGAGTGATGTGTGATATGCGCAGCTTGGATGAGTTG GTCCGTGAGATATTGGGCCAGTGTTCATGTCCTGCTCAGTTTCCCATGAGCAAAGTATCGGAGGGCAAATACAAAATTGGTGACTCCAATGCACTTATCTTCATCAGG GTCCTTCGCACTCATGTGATGGTCCGTGTCGGGGGTGGCTGGGACACCCTGGAGCATTACTTGGATAAACATGATCCCTGTCGCTGCGGTGCATATA GTCACCGCCACCAGCAGGCTAAAGCGTGCGGGCAGGGCTCCCACAGCAAGTCGTCTAGTGCCCACTCCTCACGCTCCACCAGCCCTGGGCCTCAGGGGCGGAACGAAAGTATGCCCTCGAGGCCTCCCAAACGGCCGCCTCTGGATCCTTCCGGAAGCTGTGTCACAGGTTCTCCTGCCCGACAGGGCCGTTCCCAAAAGCCATCCCTTTTCACAGAGAGAGATTCCAGCGCAGGACGTTCGCCCAAGTTCTTGCCGCGACCAAACCGGGACCACTCGGAGCCTCGACACTTCAAgcctttcag GAGTAAAGACTTTTCATCACCAGGGGCTCACAAGCTGTCTGTCAGCAGTGACTTGCCTACAGTCCCTGCCAGTCCGCAGCGCGGGGACGTAGACGTCGTGCTGCTCGTCAACCGAAAAGAGGGACGGCACGCCATTGAACGGCTCGGTGGAAAGAAGGATCCCACCGTTCCGCAACTAACTCAGACGCGCGCAAGAAACATTTCTCAGGACCACCACCTTAGTACTACACAGACAGCTCAATCGCCCCTTCGTCACAGTCCACTTCACGTGTACACAGATAGCCCACGAACTGCCCACACCGAACAGAATCACCCGCAGTACTCGGACAGTCTGCGTCATCTTCAGAGCGCGGACTCTCCCAGTCGGGGGGAGAGACGGCTGTCTTCCAACGGTCACGCCCACGAGACCAACCCCGCCGCCTCCCCCCTACAGCAAAATAAGCAGGCGAGAGGCGGCGGTTGCCATTCCTCCAGACAGATCTCCCCAATCAAAGTGAAAAGGAGCCTGAGTCCTTCCAAGAGGGGGTTAACATCATACCGCCAACCCAGCTTACAGACTTTATCGCCTGGCAAAGGGAGACTGCTGCCTGCTTTGTCTCAGTTTGGTCGACATTCTCCCAATTCGCCCAGTCGCACTTCCCCACATCACCACAACCACTCGGCTCACTCATCTCCCCATCTCCAAGGCTCTAGCACAACCCGCGCTCAGAGGAGTAGGTCTAACCCAAGACCCTCTCTTCAGGGTGAATCCCTGGACGAGGTCCCGGGACTGAGTTACAGCTTACGCCATTTGCCAAGTTTTGATCGCCAGAGGGAAGAGGAGCTGTACAGCGCCTTTGAAGCCGAGTATCTAGCCAACACCAAGAGCCAGATGTCGCTCACTAGCCCAGACAAAGGAGAAGAAGGGATGGACACACTTCCATTCCTCAAACTGCAACAGGATCTTCATTTAACCTCGAATGTCAGACGTGTGTCGGCCTCTGAGGATCCGAATCCGATCGATTTGGCGTCTtgttcctcctccagctcctccacatcctccctcAATGTCGGGGGTAAAGTTTCTGGCTTATTTCCAGACCTGAGAGAAGCCAAAAAGACTAAATATAGATCTTCTTCCCTGAACGGCCCGCCCACCACTCTCTTTCAAAACCCGACCTTGACAACGCTTCCCGACACCAAAAAGCTGAGCGAGTTTGGCAGAGGGCCCAAGAGGCTGCCTGCAATTTCTGGCTCAGTAGAAGACAGTTGCAATCCGTGTTTTAATAACTCCAACAGCCTGTCCCAGCCATCTCCTGTCCTCAGTCCTCTGAAGGGGTCGTCAGACACCGTGGAACCCGCTGCCTTTCTCCAGGAACTCACATCGGACATGAGGTCTGATGACCTCAACCACAGACCCAAGGACAATCTCATCCTGCCACTGATTTCGCCCTTGCCACGCCCGGGATTCACGGACACCTGCCTGTTACAGGACTCCTGCGACTCCAGCGCCATGTGCTTCAGTGAGTCAGGTGACATCACCTCGCCGTCACACCAGCTGGCCAATGGGGACATGGAGGGCATGGCGGTCATGCGGGGCAAGAAGGGACAGAAGAGGACAGAGTGGACATCGTCATCGACCTCCATTTACAAAATGAAGTTACGGCCAAGGGTTCGGCCACGCACCGACGGCCGGCCAGAGAGCCCGTCTCGCATTCCAGTCCCTGTGGGCAGCAAagacatgcagcagcagcagcagcttgaaTCCAGCCACCTGTCCCCTCTGCACACCCCCTCAGAGTTCCCTCACCCGCATTCCAACGAGTATTCCCCATCTAGGAAAGCGCTCCAGCAGGTCATCACGGATCTTGTTCATCCACAGTCCTGCTCTCCGGGGACGGGGCCCATGGACTGCTCTTTCCCCAATCCGTCCAACCTCGACACAGAGGCATGTATGTAG
- the pxmp2 gene encoding peroxisomal membrane protein 2: MVVQSVPVSLPDFNRRLLQQYLYLLKQYPIITKSVTSGILSALGNLFSQGLERRKRAKNGDPVKEIDHVGMLHYAIYGLFITGPVSHFFYQALEVLLPPSLPLCVIKRLLLDRLVFAPALLLIFFTVMTALEGKTSQDLMVKLSKSYWSALKMNWRIWTPFQFINVNFVPVQFRVLFANAVAFFWYAYLASIRK; the protein is encoded by the exons ATGGTCGTACAAAGTGTGCCAGTCAGTTTACCTGATTTTAACAGAAGGCTCTTGCAGCAGTACCTGTACCTGTTGAAGCAGTACCCGATCATTACAAAGTCTGTGACAAG TGGCATCCTGTCCGCCCTAGGTAACCTGTTTTCACAAGGCCTCGAAAGGAGAAAAAGAGCCAAAAATGGTGATCCGGTGAAGGAAATTGATCATGTTGGAATGTTACATTATGCCATCTATGG GCTGTTTATAACGGGTCCGGTCAGCCACTTCTTTTACCAGGCCTTAGAGGTCCTACTGCCCCCGTCTTTACCCTTATGCGTGATCAAGAGGCTCCTGCTTGACCGCCTCGTATTTGCTCCAGCATTACTGCTGATTTTCTTCACTGTCATGACCGCTTTGGAG GGAAAGACAAGCCAGGACCTGATGGTGAAACTGTCCAAAAGCTACTGGTCTGCTCTGAAGATGAACTGGAGGATTTGGACTCCATTCCAGTTTATTAATGTCAACTTTGTACCTGTGCAG ttcagGGTGCTTTTTGCCAATGCAGTGGCATTCTTTTGGTATGCTTACCTGGCATCAATTAGAAAGTGA